The Malus domestica chromosome 10, GDT2T_hap1 genome contains a region encoding:
- the LOC103429730 gene encoding uncharacterized protein isoform X5, with amino-acid sequence MSKPSLRLQFTKLLVFYHVLLWQLGHWPQSKLHCRADVARLPEDEVSALRDFMSNTELRPEQIIEVTYCSDVVRTYGFVIECNCTNESGCRITGIRMSYLGLTGTIHEKVGDLTSLTYLILSNNTLHGGIPDTIGNLKNLQVLDLSRNQLNGSIPASLGRLVSLEYLYLQYNLLSQGIPPSFGSLTKLTELNLQFNMISDSIPEDFGNLSSLTIMELSENQLSGPLPQSLGNLTTLTTFYVSANNLSGKFPETYGNLTSLKKFSIAGNYISGPLPVETIAKWTNITHLVLVGNNFEGNLTEKIFRLPKLQYLLITDLANNSFPLPPKINNSANFISLTLRNCSINGTIPKYIGENMTSLRYLDLSFNKLTGGLPQNMSSKMIYMSFSRNMLNGTIAPSILGDSQTRIDLSFNYFSAEGSPVQSNQQLNLFACCRNSSTTEPQMMDPFEMKNRYCPENEPEYHSLFINCGGEETIVDGHQYDQDNDTSLFYTSPKKSWAYSLSGDFGVPESNTSNYIKSMTRGVHEAPLYEKARFSPISLEYYVFCLRKGNYIVTLYFKEIVDSKDEDYSSLRKRVFDVYIQDVRRLDYFKIREEEGTTEGPITKKISAVVVNDSGLLNIHLYWPGKGSYQYHPSFNGPLISAISVTPEFDPDKSKGQFVALITLASIVAALPLSLAFAWRMGWLPSEGFPKIETSQEKIVDEYQDSEELPSQEENGDEQRNTKDQGTRKNTEKYQGQEEIGDEHQDNEELPSQEEIGDEHQDNEELPSQEEIGDEHQDNEELPSQEEIGDEHQDNEELPSQEEIGDEPRNTKGQEEVGDEQRNTKDQGRRKNTKTKRKKKEKLGDEHPNIVKKLGMFGLSYGFPLGMSSEELPSQEEIGDKHQDSEEFPSKEEIGDEHQDSEELPSQEEIGDEQRNTKGQQEINDEQRNTKDQGRRKNTETKRKKKEKIGDDHPDTVKKLGQEEIGEEHQDSEELPNQEEIGDEHQDREELPSQEEIGDEQRNTKGQEEIGDEQRNTKDQGRRKNTETKRKKKEKIGDERPNTIKKLGMFGLSYGLPLDMSSEELPSKEEIGDEHQDSEELPSQEEIGDEQRNTKDQGRRKNTETKRKKKEKIGDERPNTVKKLGMFGLSYGLPLDMSSEELPSQEEIGDEQRKTKDQGRWKNTETKRKKKEKIGDEHPDTVKKLGMLGLSYGFPLGMSSEELPSEEEIGDEQQDSEELPSQEEIGDEQRNRKGQEEIGEEQRNTKDQGRQKNTETKRKKKEKIGDEHPDTVKKLGMFGLSYGFPLGMSNEELPSQEEIGDEHQDSEELPSQQEIGDEQRNKKGQEEIGDEQRNTKDQGRWKNTETKTKKKEKIGDEHPDTVKKLGMLGLSYGFPLGMSSEELPSEEEIGDEHQDSEELPSQEEIGDEQRNRKGQEEIGDEQRNTKDQGRRKNTETKRKKKEKIGDEHPDTVKKLGMFGLSYGFPLGMSSEELPSQEEIGDEHQDSEKLPSQEEIGDEQRNMKGQEEIGDEQRNTKDQGRRKNTETKMKKKEKIGDEHPDIVKKLGMLGSSYGFPLGMSSEELPSQEEISDEHQDNEELPSQEKIGDEQRNTKGQEEIGDEQRNTKDQGRRKNTKTKMKKKEKIGDEHPDTVKKLGMLGLSYGFPLGMSSEELLSQEEIGDEHQDSEELRSQEEISDEQRNTKGQEEIGDEQINTKDQGRRTNTKTRRKKNEKIGDEHLDAVKELINATENFSDKKKLGHSETFFMAQLPSHTVAVKKLDSAHFKGKIDKLKEEIGIIESLQHNNILKLLHAYIGKDLQFLVYEYMENKSLEDILFGSSTSGTIKLDWNTRVNICLGIAQGLQYLHERVQIVHTNIKSANILLNEKLEAKISDFGFANLYSEEDKVMAIGRETKKGYTAPEYLQTDDLDSKLDVFSFGVVVLEIVSGERNVRNQSKKETEVLLDRAYKANRNGNLKSLVDKNLSTFDEREALIILKLALECTTMGASVRPEMSGVVSVLLGEKSIDEVCSPAKPTGDINVVGSLEELAGISDMAAKPTGDINVVGSLEESAGISDMAESLSPLWGS; translated from the exons ATGAGTAAGCCTTCTCTAAGACTGCAGTTTACTAAGCTTCTTGTTTTTTACCATGTTCTACTTTGGCAACTTGGACACTGGCCTCAATCCAAACTCCACTGCAGAGCCGACGTGGCTCGACTGCCGGAAGATGAAG TGTCTGCTCTCCGTGACTTTATGAGCAACACAGAGTTAAGGCCAGAGCAAATCATTGAGGTGACGTATTGCAGTGATGTAGTCCGGACTTACGGTTTTGTCATCGAATGTAATTGCACTAATGAGAGTGGATGCCGGATCACTGGAAT TAGAATGAGCTACTTAGGTTTAACTGGAACTATTCATGAAAAAGTGGGTGATCTTACAAGCCTAACCTACCT CATTCTATCCAACAACACACTTCATGGCGGAATACCAGACACCATTGGGAATTTGAAGAATCTCCAAGTCCT GGATCTATCGCGAAATCAACTCAATGGTTCAATACCAGCAAGCTTAGGGCGCTTGGTTTCTCTTGAATATCT ATATCTGCAATACAACTTGCTTAGCCAAGGTATACCACCAAGTTTTGGTTCACTGACGAAACTTACTGAATT GAATCTGCAGTTTAATATGATATCAGACTCAATTCCTGAGGATTTTGGAAATCTTTCGAGTCTTACAATTAT GGAACTGTCTGAGAATCAGCTGTCTGGTCCTCTTCCACAAAGCCTCGGAAACTTGACAACTCTCACAACCTT CTATGTGTCAGCCAATAATTTGAGTGGGAAATTTCCAGAAACTTATGGAAACCTCACAAGCCTGAAAAAGTT TTCGATAGCCGGGAATTACATTTCTGGTCCCTTACCAGTTGAAACCATAGCCAAGTGGACTAATATCACTCACCT GGTGCTCGTGGGAAACAATTTCGAAGGAAACTTGACTGAAAAAATATTCCGCTTGCCAAAGCTTCAGTATCT GTTGATAACTGACCTggcaaataatagtttcccaTTACCACCAAAAATCAACAACAGTGCCAATTTCATTTCTCT AACACTGAGGAACTGCTCAATCAACGGCACAATCCCCAAATACATTGGTGAAAATATGACATCCCTAAGATACCT AGACTTGAGCTTCAATAAGTTAACTGGTGGCCTCCCTCAGAATATGAGTTCAAAAATGATTTACat GTCTTTTTCTAGAAATATGCTTAACGGGACAATCGCACCTTCGATACTTGGGGACTCCCAAACTAGGAT AGATCTTTCGTTCAACTATTTTTCAGCAGAAGGCTCTCCAGTACAAAGCAACCAACAACT GAACTTGTTTGCATGCTGCCGCAACTCCTCAACCACTGAGCCACAAat GATGGATCCATTTGAAATGAAGAACAGATACTGTCCTGAAAACGAACCGGAGT ACCATTCCTTGTTTATTAATTGTGGTGGTGAAGAAACAATCGTAGATGGGCATCAATATGATCAAGATAATGACACATCCCTCTTTTACACAAGTCCAAAGAAAAGCTGGGCTTACAGCCTTTCCGGAGACTTTGGTGTACCAGAAAGTAATACTAGTAATTATATCAAGAGCATGACACGTGGAGTTCATGAGGCACCGTTGTATGAAAAAGCTCGGTTTTCCCCGATATCTCTCGAGTATTATGTTTTTTGTCTACGCAAAGGCAATTATATTGTGACGCTTTATTTCAAGGAAATTGTAGACAGTAAGGATGAAGATTATAGTAGTTTAAGAAAACGCGTATTTGATGTATATATTCAG GATGTGAGGAGACTAGATTATTTCAAGATTAGGGAGGAGGAGGGAACTACAGAAGGACCAATAACTAAAAAGATTTCAGCTGTGGTTGTAAATGATAGCGGTCTATTGAACATCCACTTGTACTGGCCTGGAAAGGGATCGTATCAATACCATCCTAGTTTTAATGGACCTCTAATATCAGCTATTTCTGTGACTCCTG AGTTCGATCCCGATAAAAGCAAAGGTCAATTTGTTGCATTGATTACGCTTGCTTCAATTGTTGCTGCTCTGCCGCTTTCATTGGCTTTTGCTTGGAGGATGGGCTGGCTGCCAAGCGAAGGGTTCCCCA AAATCGAAACAAGTCAAGAAAAAATAGTTGATGAGTATCAAGACAGCGAAGAGCTCCCCA GTCAAGAAGAAAATGGTGATGAGCAGAGAAACACGAAAGATCAAGGCACGCGgaagaacacagaaaaatatcAAG GTCAAGAAGAAATAGGAGATGAGCATCAAGACAACGAAGAGCTCCCCA GTCAAGAAGAAATAGGAGATGAGCATCAAGACAACGAAGAGCTCCCCA GTCAAGAAGAAATAGGAGATGAGCATCAAGACAACGAAGAGCTCCCCA GTCAAGAAGAAATAGGTGATGAGCATCAAGACAACGAAGAGCTCCCCA GTCAAGAAGAAATAGGTGATGAGCCGAGAAACACGAAAGGTCAAGAAGAAGTAGGAGATGAACAGAGAAACACGAAAGATCAAGGCAGGCGGaagaacacaaaaacaaagaggaagaaaaaggaaaaactaGGTGATGAGCATCCAAACATCGTCAAAAAATTGGGTATGTTCGGATTGAGCTATGGATTTCCGTTGGGAATGTCAAGCGAAGAGCTCCCCA GTCAAGAAGAAATAGGTGATAAGCATCAGGACAGCGAAGAGTTCCCCA GTAAAGAAGAAATAGGTGATGAGCATCAAGACAGCGAAGAGCTCCCCA GTCAAGAAGAAATAGGTGATGAGCAGAGAAACACGAAAGGTCAACAAGAAATAAATGACGAGCAGAGAAACACGAAAGATCAAGGCAGGCGGAAGAACACAGaaacaaagaggaagaaaaaggaaaaaataggTGATGATCATCCAGACACCGTAAAAAAATTGG GTCAAGAAGAAATAGGTGAGGAGCATCAAGACAGCGAAGAGCTCCCCA aTCAAGAAGAAATAGGTGATGAGCATCAAGACAGGGAAGAGCTCCCCA GCCAAGAAGAAATAGGTGATGAGCAGAGAAACACGAAAGGTCAAGAAGAAATAGGTGATGAGCAGAGAAACACGAAAGATCAAGGCAGGCGGAAGAACACAGaaacaaagaggaagaaaaaggaaaaaataggTGATGAGCGTCCAAACACCATCAAAAAATTGGGTATGTTCGGATTGAGCTATGGATTACCGTTGGATATGTCAAGCGAAGAGCTCCCCA GTAAAGAAGAAATAGGTGATGAGCATCAAGACAGCGAAGAACTCCCCA GCCAAGAAGAAATAGGTGATGAGCAGAGAAACACGAAAGATCAAGGCAGGCGGAAGAACACAGaaacaaagaggaagaaaaaggaaaaaataggTGATGAGCGTCCAAACACCGTCAAAAAATTGGGTATGTTCGGATTGAGCTATGGATTACCGTTGGATATGTCAAGCGAAGAGCTCCCCA gCCAAGAAGAAATAGGTGATGAGCAGAGAAAAACGAAAGATCAAGGCAGGTGGAAGAACACAGaaacaaagaggaagaaaaaggaaaaaataggTGATGAGCATCCCGACACCGTCAAAAAATTGGGTATGTTGGGATTGAGCTATGGATTTCCGTTGGGTATGTCAAGCGAAGAGCTCCCCA GTGAAGAAGAAATAGGTGatgaacaacaagatagcgaagAGCTCCCCA gtCAAGAAGAAATAGGTGATGAGCAGAGAAACAGGAAAGGTCAAGAAGAAATAGGTGAGGAGCAGAGAAACACGAAAGATCAAGGCAGGCAGAAGAACACagaaacaaaaaggaagaaaaaggaaaaaataggTGATGAGCATCCAGACACTGTAAAAAAATTGGGTATGTTCGGATTGAGCTATGGATTTCCGTTGGGTATGTCAAACGAAGAGCTCCCCA GTCAAGAAGAAATAGGTGATGAGCATCAAGACAGCGAAGAACTCCCCA GTCAACAAGAAATAGGTGATGAGCAGAGAAACAAGAAAGGTCAAGAAGAAATTGGTGATGAGCAGAGAAACACGAAAGATCAAGGCAGGTGGAAGAACACAGAAACAAAGacgaagaaaaaggaaaaaataggTGATGAGCATCCAGACACCGTCAAAAAATTGGGTATGTTGGGATTGAGCTATGGATTTCCGTTGGGTATGTCAAGCGAAGAGCTCCCCA GTGAAGAAGAAATAGGTGATGAGCATCAAGATAGCGAAGAGCTCCCCA gtCAAGAAGAAATAGGTGATGAGCAGAGAAACAGGAAAGGTCAAGAAGAAATAGGTGATGAGCAGAGAAACACGAAAGATCAAGGCAGGCGGAAGAACACTGaaacaaagaggaagaaaaaggaaaaaataggTGATGAGCATCCAGACACTGTAAAAAAATTGGGTATGTTCGGATTGAGCTATGGATTTCCGTTGGGTATGTCAAGCGAAGAGCTCCCCA GTCAAGAAGAAATAGGTGATGAGCATCAAGACAGCGAAAAGCTCCCTA GTCAAGAAGAAATAGGTGATGAGCAAAGAAACATGAAAGGTCAAGAAGAAATAGGGGATGAGCAGAGAAACACGAAAGATCAAGGTAGGCGGAAGAACACAGAaacaaagatgaagaaaaaggaaaaaataggTGATGAGCATCCAGACATTGTTAAAAAATTGGGTATGTTGGGATCGAGCTATGGATTTCCGTTGGGTATGTCAAGCGAAGAGCTCCCCA gTCAAGAAGAAATAAGTGATGAGCATCAAGACAACGAAGAGCTCCCCA GTCAAGAAAAAATAGGTGATGAGCAGAGAAACACGAAAGGTCAAGAAGAAATAGGGGATGAGCAGAGAAACACGAAAGATCAAGGCAGGCGGaagaacacaaaaacaaagatgaagaaaaaggaaaaaataggTGATGAGCATCCAGACACTGTTAAAAAATTGGGTATGTTGGGATTGAGCTATGGATTTCCGTTGGGTATGTCAAGCGAAGAGCTCCTCA GTCAAGAAGAAATAGGTGATGAGCATCAAGACAGCGAAGAGCTCCGCA GTCAAGAAGAAATAAGTGATGAGCAGAGAAACACGAAAGGTCAAGAAGAAATTGGTGATGAGCAGATAAACACGAAAGATCAAGGCAGGCGGACGAACAcaaaaacaaggaggaagaaaaatgaaaaaataggTGATGAGCATCTAGACGCCGTCAAAGAATTAATAAATGCTACCGAAAATTTTAGcgacaaaaaaaaacttggtcATTCTGAGACATTTTTTATG GCACAACTGCCAAGTCATACTGTGGCCGTGAAGAAACTAGATTCCGCTCATTTTAAGGGAAAAATCGATAAACTGAAAGAGGAAATTGGCATCATAGAGTCATTGCAACACAACAATATCCTTAAACTGTTGCATGCTTATATTGGAAAAGACCTCCAATTTCTTGTTTACGAATACATGGAAAATAAATCCCTTGAAGACATCTTATTTG GCTCGAGTACTTCTGGCACAATCAAGCTTGATTGGAATACAAGGGTTAACATTTGCTTGGGAATAGCACAGGGTTTGCAATATCTACATGAGAGAGTACAGATTGTTCATACGAATATAAAATCTGCTAATATTCTTCTTAATGAAAAACTTGAGGCTAAGATATCGGACTTTGGATTTGCAAATCTTTATTCTGAAGAAGATAAAGTTATGGCCATCGGAAGAGAAACAAAGAA AGGCTACACGGCGCCAGAGTATTTGCAAACGGATGATTTAGATAGCAAACTGGATGTTTTCAGCTTTGGGGTGGTCGTACTTGAAATTGTTAGTGGGGAGAGAAACGTACGTaaccaatcaaagaaggaaactGAGGTTCTTTTAGACAGG GCTTATAAAGCAAATAGAAACGGAAATTTGAAGAGCTTGGTTGATAAGAATTTGTCTACATTTGATGAAAGAGAAGCCCTTATCATCTTGAAATTAGCATTGGAGTGCACCACGATGGGTGCTAGTGTCAGACCTGAAATGTCTGGAGTTGTTAGTGTTCTTCTTGGCGAAAAAAGCATTGACGAGGTTTGTTCACCTGCCAAGCCCACTGGCGACATCAATGTTGTTGGTTCCCTCGAAGAGTTGGCAGGCATTTCTGATATGGCTGCCAAGCCCACTGGCGACATCAATGTTGTTGGTTCCCTCGAAGAGTCGGCAGGCATTTCTGATATGGCAGAGTCTCTTTCCCCACTTTGGGGAAGTTGA